A portion of the Krasilnikovia cinnamomea genome contains these proteins:
- a CDS encoding type I polyketide synthase: MQPIAIVGMAALFPGAADLDQYWQNLIAGKDQITDVPPDRFDALFYDPAHADRPDRLYCKRGGFLDEQAVFEPLKFGIMPNSVGDIEPDQLITLDVAAAAVADAGGPDRMPDADRVGVILGRGGILSPAAARYAQRVRMSSQVIGILRELIPDLDEERLDLVRARFDERLGKHQPEGTIGLVPNLAASRVANRLNLRGPAYTIDAACASSLLAVDQGMTELAAGRLDAVLAGGTHHVHDISFWSVFNQLQALSRKGDIRPFDADADGVLIGEGTGMVVLKRLADAERDGDRVYAVIRGSGTSSDGRSASMFNPASAGQALAIRRAWEAAGLDPTAPDALGLLEAHGTATPTGDAAELATVAEVFGPHTGGERPVIGSVKSMIGHAMPAAGIAGLIKAVLAVHHGVLPPTLHCDNPRAEMARTRFQPIGAARPWQGSGPRRAGVNAFGFGGINAHVIIEQHAGPVPVEVTEPDKVMWLAAHTPAALGELLAAPDAVVRGLEQAGTLDGGPVRIGIVDPTDQRLAAARRMVARGEPWRGGRDIWFTPRPLLGPGGGQLAFVYPGVEAEFAPRVGDVAAHFGLPYREFSADDLGQHGTGLVEVGTLLDAALRRMNVRPDAVAGHSIGEWTAAAVTGQMSTQGVDAFLHLFDADTVEVSGYAFAAISASAETVLPLLNAYPGVLFTHDNAPAQCVVNGPREQVQRLVDDLRARNILCQLLPFRSAFHTPVFAEGLQAIGAAMGRWEVHPTDVPVWSGTLAAPFPSDPDEVNQLFIRHMIEPVRFRQTVNAMYDAGIRVFLQVGAGQLATLIDDNLRDRDHLAMPVNVSRRSGLDQLRRVATALWVDGGAPDLRVLDPAPAAVRPVPEHRVAGPVQARGPAVRLDLGGTLVKLGEGAADLLGVTAHGSRPALARPAAFAPVQRAASAPVQPGAPTADAKVEAHQAALSALNRLAGNSSAARELAALLEETASDAVTVLSAAATAPARRPAPAPAPRPAPAPARPVAPPPASPATAQAVPTASVAGTGTGDDVVLRTSLDVSVERMPYLRDHCFFVQPDDWPKVEDRWPVVPATTVVQHMMDAAEQAAPGLRAVAVRDAKFNRWLIAAPPQRVDITVRRAGPDQLTVVFGGYARATIEMGAGYPQPPEAPWTHDPTTERPPTISAEQMYAERLMFHGPKFQGVTAVYALGDMHVRGEVTAPVPPGALLDNALQLIGNWLITTQPFRTVALPVGLRHVRFFGPPPAPGTAFECVARVRSITDGELIADTQLSVGGRVWAQIDGATDRRFDSHPTARACERFPEKYPMSQRRPEGWTVVFDAWTDLVTRGMAARGILGGDAAAEYERMPGARRKQWMLGRIAAKDAVRFRQWDAGHTDVYPIELTVRNEPSGRPYVELRPGRGFVDGVVSIAHTQEVGVAIAGPPGGKVGIDVVEITPRDDATLRYALTDAERAQVDTDRDVARVWAAKEAVGKALGTGLDGAPRRFVVSLADGTVTVDGRTFPVAFAEIENPPDLPPRHYVVAWTPAQ, translated from the coding sequence ATGCAGCCCATCGCGATCGTCGGGATGGCGGCGCTGTTCCCCGGCGCCGCCGACCTGGACCAGTACTGGCAGAACCTGATCGCCGGCAAGGACCAGATCACGGACGTCCCGCCGGACCGCTTCGACGCGCTGTTCTACGACCCCGCCCACGCCGACCGCCCGGACCGGCTGTACTGCAAGCGCGGCGGGTTCCTCGACGAGCAGGCCGTGTTCGAGCCGCTGAAGTTCGGCATCATGCCGAACTCCGTGGGCGACATCGAACCGGACCAGCTCATCACGCTGGACGTGGCGGCCGCGGCGGTCGCCGACGCGGGCGGCCCGGACCGGATGCCGGACGCCGACCGGGTCGGGGTCATCCTCGGTCGCGGCGGCATCCTCAGCCCCGCCGCCGCCCGGTACGCCCAACGCGTCCGCATGTCCAGCCAGGTCATCGGCATCCTGCGGGAGCTGATCCCGGACCTCGACGAGGAACGTCTCGACCTGGTCCGGGCCCGGTTCGACGAGCGGCTCGGCAAGCACCAGCCGGAGGGCACGATCGGCCTGGTGCCGAACCTCGCCGCGTCCCGGGTGGCGAACCGGCTCAACCTGCGCGGGCCCGCGTACACCATCGACGCGGCGTGCGCGTCGTCGCTGCTGGCCGTCGACCAGGGGATGACCGAGCTGGCCGCCGGGCGGCTCGACGCGGTGCTGGCCGGCGGCACCCACCACGTACACGACATCAGCTTCTGGTCGGTGTTCAACCAGCTCCAGGCGTTGAGCCGCAAGGGCGACATCCGGCCGTTCGACGCGGACGCGGACGGCGTACTGATCGGTGAGGGCACGGGGATGGTCGTGCTCAAGCGCCTCGCCGACGCCGAGCGCGACGGCGACCGCGTCTACGCGGTGATCCGCGGCAGCGGCACCAGCAGCGACGGCCGGTCGGCCAGCATGTTCAACCCGGCCAGCGCGGGGCAGGCGCTGGCGATCCGCCGCGCGTGGGAGGCGGCCGGGCTGGACCCGACCGCACCGGACGCGCTGGGCCTGCTGGAGGCGCACGGCACCGCCACACCCACCGGCGACGCGGCCGAGCTGGCCACGGTCGCCGAGGTGTTCGGCCCGCACACCGGCGGCGAGCGGCCGGTCATCGGCTCGGTGAAGTCGATGATCGGCCACGCCATGCCCGCCGCGGGCATCGCCGGTCTGATCAAGGCTGTCCTCGCGGTGCACCACGGGGTGCTGCCGCCCACGCTGCACTGCGACAACCCGCGCGCCGAGATGGCCCGGACCAGGTTCCAGCCGATCGGCGCCGCCCGCCCGTGGCAGGGCAGCGGCCCGCGCCGCGCCGGGGTGAACGCGTTCGGCTTCGGCGGCATCAACGCCCACGTGATCATCGAGCAGCACGCGGGCCCGGTGCCGGTCGAGGTCACCGAACCCGACAAGGTGATGTGGCTCGCGGCGCACACCCCGGCCGCGCTGGGCGAGCTGCTGGCCGCACCGGACGCGGTGGTGCGCGGCCTGGAACAGGCCGGGACCCTCGACGGCGGCCCGGTCCGCATCGGCATCGTCGACCCCACCGACCAGCGGCTGGCCGCCGCCCGCCGGATGGTCGCCCGGGGCGAGCCGTGGCGCGGCGGCCGCGACATCTGGTTCACCCCGCGCCCCCTGCTCGGGCCCGGCGGCGGCCAGCTGGCCTTCGTCTATCCCGGGGTCGAGGCCGAGTTCGCGCCCCGGGTCGGGGACGTGGCCGCCCACTTCGGACTGCCGTACCGGGAGTTCAGCGCGGACGACCTCGGGCAGCACGGCACCGGGCTGGTCGAGGTCGGCACGCTGCTGGACGCCGCGTTGCGGCGGATGAACGTACGGCCCGACGCGGTCGCCGGGCACAGCATCGGCGAGTGGACCGCGGCCGCGGTCACCGGCCAGATGAGTACGCAGGGAGTCGACGCGTTCCTGCACCTGTTCGACGCGGACACGGTCGAGGTGTCCGGGTACGCGTTCGCCGCGATCAGCGCCAGCGCCGAGACCGTGCTGCCGCTGCTGAACGCGTACCCGGGGGTGCTGTTCACGCACGACAACGCGCCCGCCCAGTGCGTGGTCAACGGCCCGCGCGAGCAGGTGCAGCGGCTCGTCGACGACCTGCGCGCCCGCAACATCCTGTGTCAGCTGCTGCCGTTCCGGTCGGCGTTCCACACCCCGGTGTTCGCGGAGGGACTGCAGGCCATCGGTGCGGCCATGGGCCGGTGGGAGGTGCATCCCACCGACGTGCCGGTGTGGTCGGGCACGCTGGCCGCGCCGTTCCCCAGCGACCCGGACGAGGTCAACCAGCTGTTCATCCGGCACATGATCGAGCCGGTCCGGTTCCGGCAGACCGTCAACGCCATGTACGACGCCGGAATCCGCGTCTTCCTGCAGGTGGGGGCCGGGCAGTTGGCCACGCTCATCGACGACAACCTGCGCGACCGGGACCACCTGGCCATGCCGGTCAACGTGTCGCGGCGCAGCGGCCTGGATCAGCTGCGGCGGGTCGCCACCGCCCTGTGGGTGGACGGCGGCGCGCCGGACCTGCGGGTCCTCGACCCGGCCCCGGCGGCGGTGCGTCCGGTCCCGGAGCATCGGGTGGCCGGTCCGGTGCAGGCGCGCGGCCCGGCGGTCCGGCTGGATCTGGGCGGGACGCTGGTCAAGCTCGGCGAGGGCGCGGCCGACCTGCTCGGCGTCACGGCGCACGGTTCTCGGCCCGCGCTAGCTCGACCGGCCGCATTCGCGCCGGTCCAGCGGGCCGCATCCGCGCCTGTCCAGCCGGGCGCACCCACGGCCGACGCGAAGGTGGAGGCGCATCAGGCCGCGCTGTCGGCGCTGAACCGCCTCGCGGGGAACTCCAGTGCGGCCCGGGAACTCGCCGCCCTCCTGGAGGAGACCGCGAGCGACGCGGTGACCGTGCTGAGCGCGGCCGCCACGGCACCCGCGCGTCGTCCTGCCCCGGCACCCGCGCCTCGTCCTGCCCCGGCACCCGCGCGTCCGGTGGCTCCACCGCCCGCGTCTCCCGCCACGGCCCAGGCGGTGCCGACGGCTTCGGTCGCGGGGACCGGCACGGGCGACGACGTGGTGTTGCGGACCTCCCTCGACGTCTCCGTCGAGCGGATGCCGTACCTGCGGGACCACTGCTTCTTCGTGCAGCCCGACGACTGGCCCAAGGTCGAGGACCGCTGGCCCGTCGTGCCCGCCACCACGGTCGTCCAGCACATGATGGACGCCGCCGAGCAGGCCGCACCCGGCCTGCGGGCGGTCGCCGTCCGCGACGCGAAGTTCAACCGCTGGCTGATCGCGGCCCCGCCGCAACGAGTCGACATCACGGTCCGCCGCGCCGGCCCGGACCAGCTCACCGTGGTGTTCGGCGGGTACGCCCGCGCCACCATCGAGATGGGAGCCGGGTACCCGCAGCCACCCGAGGCGCCGTGGACCCACGACCCCACCACGGAACGGCCGCCGACGATCAGCGCGGAACAGATGTACGCCGAACGCCTCATGTTCCACGGCCCGAAGTTCCAGGGCGTCACGGCGGTGTACGCACTCGGCGACATGCACGTGCGCGGCGAGGTCACCGCCCCGGTACCGCCGGGCGCCCTGCTGGACAACGCGTTGCAGCTCATCGGCAACTGGCTCATCACCACCCAGCCGTTCCGTACCGTCGCGTTGCCGGTGGGGCTGCGGCACGTCCGGTTCTTCGGGCCGCCACCCGCGCCGGGCACCGCGTTCGAATGCGTCGCCCGGGTCCGCTCCATCACGGACGGCGAGCTGATCGCCGACACGCAGCTCTCGGTCGGCGGGCGGGTGTGGGCGCAGATCGACGGCGCCACCGACCGGCGTTTCGACAGCCATCCGACCGCCCGCGCCTGCGAGCGGTTCCCAGAGAAGTACCCGATGTCGCAGCGCCGCCCCGAGGGCTGGACGGTCGTCTTCGACGCGTGGACCGACCTGGTCACCCGGGGCATGGCGGCGCGCGGCATCCTCGGCGGCGACGCCGCGGCCGAGTACGAGCGGATGCCGGGCGCGCGCCGGAAGCAGTGGATGCTGGGGCGGATCGCGGCCAAGGACGCGGTGCGGTTCCGGCAGTGGGACGCCGGGCACACCGACGTCTACCCGATCGAGCTGACCGTACGCAACGAGCCGTCCGGACGGCCGTACGTGGAGCTGCGGCCCGGCCGCGGCTTCGTGGACGGCGTGGTGTCGATCGCGCACACCCAGGAGGTCGGCGTCGCGATCGCCGGACCGCCCGGCGGAAAGGTCGGCATCGACGTCGTGGAGATCACACCCCGCGACGACGCCACCCTGAGGTACGCGCTGACCGACGCGGAACGCGCCCAGGTCGACACCGACCGGGACGTGGCCCGCGTCTGGGCCGCCAAGGAGGCCGTCGGCAAGGCGCTCGGCACCGGCCTGGACGGCGCCCCGCGCCGCTTCGTGGTGTCGCTGGCCGACGGCACGGTCACCGTGGACGGCCGCACCTTCCCCGTCGCCTTCGCCGAGATCGAGAACCCGCCCGACCTGCCCCCGCGCCACTACGTCGTGGCGTGGACCCCCGCCCAGTGA